One genomic region from Chionomys nivalis chromosome 17, mChiNiv1.1, whole genome shotgun sequence encodes:
- the LOC130888408 gene encoding olfactory receptor 10AD1-like, which produces MVLQNSSTVSEFILVGFEQSPPSTRALLFILFLALYSLAMAMNGLIIFITWNDPRLNSPMYFFLGHLSFLDICFITTTIPQMLVHLVTKNHTVSFASCLTQMYLVFGVGVAECILLAFMAYDRYVAICHPLNYAQIISRQMCVRLVLTSWIFGMINGILLDYMTFRGPFCRENHIENFFCEAPIVITLSCGDPKFSLKVIFLDAVVVLLSPMVLIVTSYACILASILSRSSSSGKGKTFSTCASHLTVVIFFYTSAMFSYMNPRSTHGPDKDKPFSLLYTIITPMCNPIIYSFRNKEMKGAMGRALGRGILAQAESF; this is translated from the coding sequence ATGGTCCTACAGAACAGCAGCACAGTCTCAGAGTTCATCCTCGTGGGCTTTGAGCAGAGTCCGCCTTCCACACGGGCATTGCTCTTCATCCTCTTCCTGGCTCTCTACAGCCTCGCCATGGCCATGAATGGCCTCATTATCTTCATCACCTGGAATGACCCCAGACTCAACagccccatgtacttcttccttggACACCTGTCTTTCCTGGACATCTgcttcatcaccaccaccatcccacAGATGTTGGTTCATCTGGTGACCAAAAACCACACGGTCTCTTTTGCCTCCTGTTTGACTCAGATGTATCTGGTCTTTGGTGTGGGTGTGGCTGAGTGCATCCTTTTGGCTTTTATGGCCTATGATCGTTATGTTGCAATCTGTCACCCACTGAACTATGCCCAGATCATAAGTCGGCAGATGTGTGTTAGGCTGGTGCTGACTTCCTGGATCTTTGGGATGATCAATGGCATCCTTCTCGATTATATGACTTTTCGAGGTCCATTCTGCAGAGAAAACCACATAGAAAACTTCTTCTGTGAGGCCCCCATAGTGATTACTCTCTCCTGTGGGGACCCTaagttcagcctgaaggtcatcTTTCTCGATGCCGTTGTGGTGCTGCTCAGCCCCATGGTGCTCATTGTCACCTCCTACGCCTGCATCCTGGCCTCCATCCTCAGCAGATCCTCTTCCTCAGGTAAAGGGAAGACATTCTCCACTTGTGCCTCCCACCTGACTGTGGTCATCTTTTTCTACACCTCAGCCATGTTCTCTTACATGAACCCCCGCAGTACGCATGGGCCTGACAAAGACaagcctttctccctcctttataCCATCATCACCCCCATGTGCAACCCCATCATCTACAGCTTCCGCAACAAGGAAATGAAGGGGGCCATGGGGAGAGCCCTTGGGAGAGGCATCCTGGCTCAGGCAGAGTCTTTCTAG